A single genomic interval of Oryza sativa Japonica Group chromosome 7, ASM3414082v1 harbors:
- the LOC4343416 gene encoding large ribosomal subunit protein eL42, producing MVNVPKTKKTYCKNKECRKHTLHKVTQYKKGKDSLSAQGKRRYDRKQSGYGGQTKPVFHKKAKTTKKIVLKLQCQSCKHYSQHPIKRCKHFEIGGDKKGKGTSLF from the exons GTGAACGTTCCCAAGACCAAGAAGACCTACTGCAAGAACAAGGAGTGCAGGAAGCACACCCTTCACAAGGTCACTCAGTACAAGAAGGGTAAGGACAGCCTGTCTGCCCAGGGAAAGCGCCGTTATGACCGTAAGCAGTCAGGATATGGTGGTCAGACCAAGCCTGTTTTCCACAAGAAG GCAAAAACCACCAAGAAGATTGTGCTGAAGCTGCAATGCCAAAGCTGCAAGCATTACTCCCAGCACCCCATCAAG AGGTGCAAGCATTTCGAGATTGGTGGAGACAAGAAGGGCAAGGGAACATCTCTTTTCTAA